The following are encoded together in the Vigna angularis cultivar LongXiaoDou No.4 chromosome 9, ASM1680809v1, whole genome shotgun sequence genome:
- the LOC108346627 gene encoding uncharacterized protein LOC108346627 — protein sequence MCPLAYVVVEVENKDSWQWFLELLIDDLGGQELSSRITYISNQQKGLVTALQELLPGVENRFCVRHIYANFRKKFPGHILRRLLWKATSSTHPQAWEAVMREIKYVNPDAFKHLLAISPRYWSRSRFTGKAGCDTLVNNMSEAFNSVIVHARGKPIITMMEDIRIYIMKRWAANRQKITTFEGCLCPKVKKRFEKELHLTKFWIPSWSDKVECSCTKWTLTRIPCCHALAAMKFLNINGEDYVSNWFRRATYQETYIPMIYPINSHHLWEMISHPDVLPPPKRVLPGRPKKKRRLEAWELKKDDTQLKKNGTCKRCSICRPVGHKRNTCPQRPGPSQQPESQPIIGPSQEQESQPTTRPSQQP from the exons ATGTGTCCTTTGGCATATGTTGTTGTTGAGGTGGAGAATAAGGACAGTTGGCAGTGGTTTTTAGAATTGCTTATTGATGATCTTGGTGGTCAGGAGCTTTCTTCAAGAATCACATATATTTCAAATCAACAAAAA GGACTTGTGACAGCATTACAAGAACTTCTACCTGGTGTGGAGAACAGATTTTGTGTGCGCCACATTTATGCAaattttaggaagaaatttcCTGGTCATATTCTAAGACGTCTATTATGGAAAGCAACATCATCAACACACCCTCAAGCATGGGAGGCAGTGATGAGAGAAATTAAATATGTCAATCCAGATGCCTTTAAACACTTGCTAGCAATTTCACCAAG ATATTGGTCACGTTCAAGGTTTACGGGTAAAGCTGGCTGTGACACATTAGTCAATAATATGTCAGAAGCTTTTAACAGTGTCATAGTACATGCAAGAGGCAAGCCCATCATCACAATGATGGAAGACATTCGTATCTACATCATGAAGAGATGGGCAGCAAATAGACAGAAAATAACTACATTTGAAGGTTGTCTTTGCCCAAAGgttaaaaaaagatttgaaaaggaATTGCACTTGACGAAATTTTGGATACCTAG TTGGTCAG ATAAAGTGGAATGTAGTTGCACAAAGTGGACTTTAACAAGAATCCCATGCTGTCATGCACTAGCTGCCATGAAGTTTTTGAACATCAATGGAGAAGACTACGTCTCAAATTGGTTTAGAAGGGCAACATACCAAGAAACATACATTCCAATGATATACCCTATCAACAGTCATCACCTATGGGAAATGATTTCTCATCCTGATGTTTTGCCTCCACCTAAAAGGGTGTTACCTGGTAGaccaaaaaagaagagaaggctAGAGGCTTGGGAGCTAAAGAAGGATGACACACAGCTAAAGAAAAATGGAACTTGTAAGAGATGTTCCATATGTAGACCGGTTGgtcataaaagaaatacttgCCCACAACGTCCAGGACCAAGTCAGCAACCTGAAAGTCAGCCAATTATAGGACCAAGTCAGGAACAAGAAAGCCAGCCAACTACTAGACCAAGTCAGCAACCTTAA